In one window of Oryza sativa Japonica Group chromosome 9, ASM3414082v1 DNA:
- the LOC4346775 gene encoding cysteine desulfurase, mitochondrial produces the protein MALSRRLLPLLLRRGSTPSLSPARALSTAAVTADAPAAAAAAAEEEAMTIKGVRISGRPLYMDMQATTPVDPRVLDAMLPFYLSRYGNPHSRTHLYGWESDAAVEEARARVASLVGADPREIFFTSGATECNNIAVKGVMRFYRDRRRHVVTTQTEHKCVLDSCRYLQQEGFEVTYLPVRPDGLVDVAQLADAIRPDTGLVSVMAVNNEIGVVQPLEEIGRICKEKGVPFHTDAAQALGKIPIDVNQMGIGLMSLSAHKIYGPKGVGALYLRRRPRIRVEPQMSGGGQERGIRSGTVPTPLVVGFGAACEIAAKEMDYDHRRASVLQQRLLDGIRGQVDDIVINGSMEHRYPGNLNLSFAYVEGESLLMGLKEVAVSSGSACTSASLEPSYVLRALGVEEDMAHTSIRFGIGRFTTEEEVDRAIELTVHQVKKLRDMSPLYEMAKAGIDLKSIQWAQH, from the coding sequence ATGGCGctctcccgccgcctcctcccgctcctcctccgccgcgggtccaccccctccctctcccccgcccgcgcgctctCCACGGCCGCCGTGACGGCCGATgctcccgccgcggcggcggcggcggcggaggaggaggcgatgacCATCAAGGGCGTGCGCATCTCGGGGCGGCCGCTGTACATGGACATGCAGGCGACCACCCCCGTCGACCCGCGGGTGCTCGACGCCATGCTCCCCTTCTACCTCTCCCGCTACGGGAACCCCCACTCCCGCACCCACCTCTACGGCTGGGAgtccgacgccgccgtcgaggaggcccgcgcccgcgtcgcctccctcgtcggcgccgaccCCAGGGAGATCTTCTTCACCTCCGGCGCCACCGAGTGCAACAACATCGCCGTCAAGGGCGTCATGCGCTTCtaccgcgaccgccgccgccacgtcgtcACCACGcagaccgagcacaagtgcgtCCTCGACTCCTGCAGGTACCTCCAGCAGGAAGGCTTCGAGGTCACCTACCTCCCCGTGCGCCCCGACGGCCTCGTCGACGTCGCGCAGCTCGCCGACGCCATCCGCCCCGACACCGGCCTCGTCTCCGTCATGGCCGTCAACAACGAGATCGGCGTCGTGCAGCCACTCGAGGAGATTGGTCGAATCTGCAAGGAGAAGGGCGTGCCCTTCCATACTGATGCTGCCCAGGCGCTCGGGAAGATCCCGATTGATGTCAACCAAATGGGGATTGGGCTCATGTCTTTGTCTGCGCACAAGATTTATGGGCCAAAGGGCGTGGGTGCTCTCTATCTGCGTCGTCGACCCCGCATTCGTGTGGAGCCGCAGATGAGTGGCGGTGGCCAGGAACGCGGAATTCGCAGTGGAACAGTGCCAACGCCTCTTGTTGTTGGATTTGGTGCTGCCTGCGAAATTGCGGCTAAAGAGATGGACTATGATCACAGGAGAGCCTCGGTTCTGCAGCAGCGCCTTCTTGATGGCATCCGTGGACAGGTTGATGATATTGTTATCAATGGAAGCATGGAGCATCGGTACCCTGGTAACCTGAATTTGtcatttgcatatgttgagggGGAGAGCTTGCTGATGGGCCTGAAGGAGGTGGCTGTGTCGAGTGGCAGTGCCTGCACTAGTGCCAGCTTGGAGCCCTCTTATGTGCTGCGGGCACTTGGTGTAGAAGAGGACATGGCGCACACCTCCATTCGCTTTGGCATTGGCCGCTTTACCACTGAGGAAGAGGTTGACAGAGCAATTGAGCTCACCGTGCATCAGGTGAAGAAGCTTCGTGACATGAGTCCACTGTATGAGATGGCCAAGGCAGGCATTGACCTCAAGAGTATCCAGTGGGCGCAGCACTGA